In one Steroidobacteraceae bacterium genomic region, the following are encoded:
- a CDS encoding SDR family oxidoreductase, with the protein MSRRWIITGGSRGVGLATARLARERGDRIAVLARQIDEARLREQLGPDSLAIATDVTDAEQVENALQRVTAAWGGVDVLVNNAGLHRGRKLQRLDLGDWHAVLETNLSGPMHCIKASLAHMGEGASIVNIGAVVGLRGFAGDSAYGASKAGLSGLTRVLAVELAPRQIRVNLVVPGLVMTEMTAKVDDKALDQLVSRIPLGRVGTEQEIAEVIWWVAGSTYMTGSIIATDGGMMSTL; encoded by the coding sequence ATGAGCCGGCGCTGGATCATAACGGGTGGGTCCCGCGGGGTTGGGTTGGCCACTGCGCGCCTGGCGCGCGAGCGCGGCGATCGCATCGCCGTACTCGCGCGCCAGATCGATGAGGCGAGACTACGCGAACAGCTTGGGCCGGACTCGCTTGCGATCGCCACGGATGTCACGGATGCCGAGCAGGTCGAGAACGCGCTGCAGCGTGTGACCGCGGCCTGGGGCGGCGTCGATGTCCTCGTCAACAATGCGGGCCTGCATCGCGGGCGAAAGCTGCAACGACTCGACTTGGGCGATTGGCACGCCGTACTCGAAACCAATCTTTCGGGCCCCATGCATTGCATCAAGGCGAGCCTTGCGCACATGGGCGAAGGTGCGTCCATCGTCAACATCGGCGCAGTGGTCGGGTTACGCGGCTTTGCCGGCGACAGCGCCTATGGCGCCTCCAAGGCCGGGCTGTCCGGGCTGACGCGGGTCCTGGCCGTGGAACTTGCGCCGCGACAGATCCGCGTCAATCTGGTTGTTCCCGGGCTGGTCATGACCGAAATGACCGCCAAGGTCGACGACAAGGCCCTGGACCAACTGGTGTCGCGGATTCCGCTGGGCCGGGTTGGCACTGAGCAGGAGATTGCCGAGGTCATCTGGTGGGTCGCTGGATCGACCTACATGACGGGCTCTATCATCGCGACCGACGGTGGCATGATGTCGACCCTCTGA
- a CDS encoding TonB-dependent receptor, with the protein MAKSSVLLSTAAVALCCGIGEPTLAADDPGATGALQEITVTARKRQENLQDLGTSISAIGTDELARRTDVDLQTFANVAPNVIIDDLQQGPGSPAAISVRGVGTTDVEKNFDPTVGVVVDGVFIGVNSGAMIKAIDLQGMEILRGPQGTLFGRNSIGGVINVTRSRPNTDGFSGAVRAGAGNYGDLQLDGYINVPVSEKFAFKLGAAKRDNDGWFYNSTRNTDTGKVRFTQYSPSFIFKPTDTLEFAYRYDRTQQDQDANTVVNIAQPNQAWCFFYNQCAQSLDVPQSGDRYVVLQNDAGTYQTYFDSDLHIGNIRWSVREGDQLEYVFGKFSTDEKVFQDWDGTALTLYHTDRPAKWNQTSHELRWVHSGERLDYTVGLYSWKSDYRIDLRSYIGFGDLLFGLPSGTVLAIDQTVVQNTESKAAFFEADYRLTDAMTLTVGGRYTKDDKDSGVIDAGMPELATLGNLANPFKKSWNEFTPKVNLRYRVNPDVMVYGLYSKGYRAGGFTGRPGTYEAASIPYDPETVDNYELGWKSEWVNGRVRLNGSVFLMRYNDKQEEQSVPTTQGTGQQTVVTNAARAEIKGLELDLLARVTNNFTIAANLGVLDSKFKKLIDTDPATPVDQRDLSYLKLRRAPDLTATISPNYTWNVGSGSMWVQADLRYIDDQELTFLNSPQSRVPSHEVIDASIGYRFKDTTVSLWAMNLTDDDSWSQAYDVGTSVTFPGLWTYAAVRPPRTYGIRLTHNFGSR; encoded by the coding sequence ATGGCGAAGTCCAGCGTGCTCTTGTCGACGGCGGCCGTCGCGCTATGCTGCGGTATCGGCGAGCCAACGCTCGCAGCAGATGACCCTGGCGCAACCGGCGCACTCCAGGAAATCACCGTGACTGCGCGCAAGCGCCAGGAAAACCTTCAGGACCTGGGCACATCAATCAGCGCGATCGGCACGGACGAACTCGCGCGACGTACGGACGTCGATCTGCAGACCTTCGCCAATGTCGCGCCCAATGTGATCATCGACGATCTGCAGCAGGGTCCGGGCAGTCCGGCGGCCATTTCCGTGCGTGGCGTCGGCACAACGGACGTCGAGAAAAACTTCGATCCGACGGTCGGCGTGGTGGTCGACGGCGTTTTCATCGGCGTGAACTCCGGCGCAATGATCAAAGCCATCGACCTGCAGGGCATGGAAATCCTGCGCGGACCGCAGGGCACGTTGTTCGGGCGCAATTCCATTGGCGGCGTCATCAATGTGACGCGCAGCCGGCCCAACACGGATGGCTTCTCGGGTGCAGTACGCGCCGGTGCGGGCAATTACGGCGACCTGCAGCTGGACGGCTACATCAATGTTCCGGTGTCGGAGAAGTTTGCGTTCAAGCTGGGCGCAGCCAAACGCGATAACGATGGCTGGTTCTACAACAGCACGCGCAACACCGACACGGGCAAGGTCAGGTTCACCCAGTACAGCCCGAGCTTCATCTTCAAACCGACCGACACCCTCGAGTTCGCGTATCGCTACGATCGCACTCAGCAGGATCAGGACGCCAATACCGTAGTCAATATTGCTCAGCCCAACCAGGCATGGTGCTTCTTCTATAACCAGTGCGCTCAGAGCCTGGACGTGCCGCAGTCAGGCGATCGCTACGTGGTTCTGCAAAATGATGCCGGGACCTATCAGACTTATTTCGACAGCGATCTGCACATCGGCAATATCCGCTGGAGCGTTCGCGAAGGTGACCAGCTCGAATACGTCTTCGGCAAGTTCTCCACCGACGAGAAGGTCTTCCAGGATTGGGATGGCACAGCGCTCACGCTGTATCACACCGACCGTCCGGCGAAATGGAATCAGACGAGTCATGAACTGCGCTGGGTGCATTCCGGCGAGCGGCTCGACTACACGGTTGGCCTGTACTCGTGGAAATCCGACTACCGCATCGACCTGCGCAGCTACATCGGCTTCGGTGACCTGCTGTTCGGTCTGCCGTCCGGAACCGTACTCGCAATTGACCAGACGGTCGTTCAGAACACCGAATCGAAAGCCGCATTCTTCGAGGCTGACTACCGGCTGACCGACGCAATGACCTTGACGGTCGGCGGTCGCTACACGAAGGATGACAAGGATAGCGGCGTCATCGATGCGGGCATGCCCGAGCTTGCGACGCTTGGCAATCTCGCCAATCCGTTCAAGAAGTCCTGGAACGAATTCACGCCGAAGGTGAACCTGCGCTATCGCGTCAATCCGGATGTCATGGTTTATGGCCTGTATTCAAAGGGGTATCGCGCAGGTGGATTCACCGGCCGGCCCGGTACCTACGAAGCGGCGTCGATTCCCTACGATCCAGAAACTGTCGACAATTACGAGCTTGGGTGGAAGAGCGAGTGGGTGAATGGACGCGTCCGCCTCAACGGCTCGGTGTTCCTCATGCGCTATAACGACAAGCAGGAAGAGCAGAGCGTGCCGACCACACAGGGCACGGGACAGCAAACAGTCGTAACTAACGCAGCACGAGCGGAAATCAAAGGTCTGGAACTGGATCTGCTGGCCCGGGTCACCAACAACTTCACGATTGCCGCGAATCTCGGCGTCCTCGATTCGAAGTTCAAGAAACTGATCGACACCGATCCGGCGACACCCGTCGATCAGCGCGATCTGTCCTATCTCAAGTTGCGGCGCGCGCCGGATCTGACGGCGACGATCTCGCCCAACTACACCTGGAACGTCGGCAGTGGCTCGATGTGGGTACAGGCCGACCTGCGCTACATCGATGACCAGGAACTCACGTTCCTCAATTCGCCGCAAAGCCGGGTGCCTTCGCACGAAGTCATCGATGCTTCGATCGGCTATCGGTTCAAGGACACCACGGTAAGCCTCTGGGCCATGAACCTCACTGATGATGACTCCTGGTCGCAGGCCTACGACGTTGGCACGAGCGTGACCTTTCCTGGCCTCTGGACCTACGCTGCTGTCCGGCCACCGAGGACCTATGGCATCCGGTTGACGCACAACTTCGGATCACGCTGA
- a CDS encoding acyl-CoA dehydrogenase family protein, which yields MAWNFETDPDFQRELDWMSDFVRAEVEPLDLVFRHPADPFDPARKGPAAAMAPLKKLVQQRGLWACHLGPELGGQGYGQVKLGLMNEILGRSRFAPTVFGCQAPDTGNSEILARFGTPAQKLAYLEPLLAGEIASCYSMTEPQAGADPAQFRCRAELVGDQWVINGEKWFASHADFAKFLLLVVITDPTVPVHQGASILIVDRDAPGLQIVRNVAVGMRDEMGGGVHGYLRFENCRVPRENILGQPGQGFEVAQSRLGGGRIHHAMRTVGLLNLALDMMCERALSRHTKGEVLAAKQLTQEKIADSYTQITQFRLHVLYAAWLIDKHKSYNRVVRREIAAVKAAMPGVLRDVVYRALHLHGSLGMSNETPLMQMWATVPEMGIVDGPTEVHKVSVAKEILRDRRGTDQPFPSYYRPAATELARQKLAWAIELDVGNQ from the coding sequence ATGGCCTGGAATTTCGAGACCGACCCTGATTTCCAGCGCGAGCTCGACTGGATGAGCGACTTCGTCCGCGCCGAGGTCGAACCTCTGGATCTGGTCTTCCGCCATCCCGCCGATCCTTTCGATCCGGCTCGCAAGGGGCCCGCTGCGGCCATGGCGCCGCTCAAGAAGCTTGTCCAGCAGCGGGGTTTGTGGGCCTGCCACCTTGGCCCCGAGCTCGGAGGGCAGGGTTACGGGCAGGTCAAGCTTGGCCTGATGAACGAGATTCTCGGGCGCAGCCGGTTTGCGCCCACCGTCTTTGGCTGCCAGGCGCCCGATACCGGCAACTCCGAAATCCTCGCCCGCTTCGGAACGCCCGCGCAGAAGCTCGCCTACCTCGAGCCATTGCTGGCGGGCGAGATAGCCTCCTGCTACTCCATGACGGAGCCGCAGGCCGGCGCAGATCCCGCACAATTCAGGTGTCGCGCGGAATTGGTCGGCGACCAATGGGTCATCAACGGCGAGAAGTGGTTCGCCTCGCATGCGGATTTCGCGAAATTCCTGCTGTTGGTCGTGATTACCGACCCGACGGTTCCGGTCCACCAGGGTGCATCGATACTGATCGTGGATCGCGATGCACCGGGATTGCAGATTGTGCGTAACGTCGCCGTGGGCATGCGCGATGAAATGGGCGGCGGCGTTCACGGCTACCTGCGCTTCGAGAACTGCCGCGTGCCGCGCGAGAACATTCTTGGCCAGCCAGGGCAGGGCTTTGAGGTGGCGCAATCGAGGCTCGGTGGCGGGCGCATTCATCATGCCATGCGAACCGTCGGGCTGCTGAACCTCGCCCTCGACATGATGTGCGAGCGGGCTCTCAGCCGGCATACCAAGGGCGAAGTACTTGCGGCCAAGCAGCTGACCCAGGAGAAGATTGCCGACTCCTACACGCAGATCACGCAATTTCGCCTGCATGTGCTCTATGCGGCCTGGCTCATCGACAAGCACAAGTCGTACAACCGCGTTGTGCGCCGGGAGATTGCGGCCGTCAAGGCGGCGATGCCCGGGGTGCTGCGCGATGTCGTCTACCGGGCGCTGCATCTGCACGGCTCGCTCGGCATGTCGAATGAGACGCCACTGATGCAAATGTGGGCCACCGTGCCGGAGATGGGCATCGTGGATGGCCCGACGGAAGTGCACAAGGTGAGCGTGGCGAAGGAAATTCTCCGCGACCGCCGGGGCACGGATCAACCATTCCCGAGCTATTATCGACCGGCGGCGACGGAGCTTGCGAGGCAGAAGCTCGCATGGGCGATCGAGCTCGACGTAGGCAACCAGTAA
- a CDS encoding nuclear transport factor 2 family protein, with protein sequence MASEAQLQNLMARIDQLESRNAMRDLVTTYCQGFDGGNFEQFLGIWWEDCVWDIGPPFGVFHGHAGIEKAVKEVLWPVWRETHHLTSNLRLSFAGKDDAHGECNVDCMGATRDDIVQMISATYKDHFQRRGGTWRIKRRDVTIHYFNPIPGAQMTAPQA encoded by the coding sequence ATGGCATCTGAGGCGCAGCTGCAGAACCTGATGGCGCGAATCGATCAACTCGAGAGCCGCAATGCCATGCGCGACCTGGTAACGACCTACTGCCAGGGTTTCGATGGCGGCAACTTCGAGCAGTTCCTCGGAATCTGGTGGGAGGACTGCGTTTGGGACATCGGTCCACCGTTTGGCGTCTTCCACGGCCATGCCGGCATCGAAAAGGCCGTCAAGGAGGTGCTCTGGCCGGTCTGGCGCGAGACGCACCACCTTACCAGCAACCTGCGCCTGTCTTTCGCGGGCAAGGATGACGCCCATGGCGAATGCAATGTCGATTGCATGGGCGCGACGCGCGATGACATCGTGCAGATGATCAGCGCCACCTACAAGGATCATTTCCAGCGGCGCGGCGGCACATGGCGCATCAAGCGCCGCGACGTGACCATTCATTACTTCAACCCGATTCCTGGCGCGCAGATGACGGCGCCGCAGGCCTGA
- a CDS encoding alpha/beta hydrolase, giving the protein MAYLTTESGQRIYFEHHRGSKLPVLLIHGWGMSCRIWDTTLSSLLAAGHEVVTFDQRGCGNSDKDFPANTIGLGAGDALAVLREAAIERAVVNGWSLGGAIATETAHRLGSKCAGLVLTAAATPRYVQAPDYPFGNPPGGPVATVEALRADRANFFDGLTKAVCAVEQSAAMNNWLWSIFMQTAPCADDALAELDTLDQRKILAALDVPILSFIGTKDVFVPPDVGRSVAAIARRLRTIEYEGCGHAPFIEAAQRYRADLLGFLASLN; this is encoded by the coding sequence ATGGCGTATCTCACGACCGAGTCCGGACAGCGGATATATTTCGAACACCATCGCGGTAGCAAGTTGCCGGTGTTGTTGATCCATGGCTGGGGCATGAGCTGTCGAATATGGGACACAACACTCAGCAGTCTGCTTGCCGCCGGTCACGAAGTCGTGACATTCGATCAGCGCGGTTGCGGCAATTCCGACAAGGACTTCCCGGCCAACACGATCGGACTCGGTGCGGGCGATGCGCTTGCGGTTTTGCGCGAGGCCGCGATCGAGCGCGCAGTCGTCAACGGCTGGTCGCTGGGCGGGGCCATTGCGACTGAAACCGCGCATCGACTGGGCTCCAAATGCGCCGGCCTCGTACTGACCGCAGCGGCTACGCCGCGCTACGTCCAGGCGCCGGACTATCCATTTGGCAATCCGCCAGGAGGTCCGGTTGCGACGGTCGAGGCCTTGCGAGCGGATCGGGCCAATTTCTTCGATGGCCTCACCAAGGCTGTGTGCGCGGTTGAGCAATCGGCGGCGATGAACAACTGGCTGTGGTCGATCTTCATGCAGACCGCACCCTGTGCCGACGATGCTCTCGCCGAGCTCGACACACTCGATCAACGCAAGATCCTGGCTGCGCTCGATGTGCCGATACTTTCCTTCATCGGCACCAAGGATGTCTTCGTGCCGCCGGACGTCGGTCGTTCAGTGGCAGCAATTGCCCGGCGCCTGCGCACGATCGAATATGAAGGTTGCGGTCATGCGCCCTTCATAGAGGCCGCGCAACGCTATCGCGCGGACTTGCTCGGTTTTCTGGCATCACTCAACTGA
- a CDS encoding LLM class flavin-dependent oxidoreductase, whose product MARHVNFGLWYDFRNPRQWRIPFERLYAESLDQIAEAERLGFDSIWMTEHHFCDDGYTPSPMVLGGAIAARTKRLRIGTNLIVLPLHNPIRVAEDAATLSLITGGRFDLGVGVGYRELEFREFGRQVKHRPSLIEEAIEIIRRAWAGEKIGFSGKRFEFGDVRVTPVPEHIPKLYLGGMTEPAIARAARIADGFLSTGSIGHDIYLESLRRQGRSPEDGVVIAGSWAIVSDDPEREARAVGPHALYQCNQYIEWGAFGPPDTTPRFPDAQTALAQGLYELWDADQAVTEITRLLQACPQIRDLHFWARLPGESVAAGHRRVEYMAKHVLPKVRASL is encoded by the coding sequence ATGGCGCGACACGTCAATTTCGGTCTCTGGTACGACTTCCGCAATCCGCGACAGTGGCGAATTCCCTTCGAGCGCCTCTATGCGGAGAGCCTCGATCAGATCGCCGAGGCCGAACGGCTCGGCTTCGACTCGATCTGGATGACCGAGCATCATTTTTGCGATGACGGTTATACGCCCTCGCCGATGGTCCTCGGTGGCGCAATCGCTGCACGCACCAAACGCCTGCGAATCGGCACGAACCTGATCGTGCTGCCGCTGCACAATCCAATACGGGTTGCCGAGGATGCTGCGACGCTATCGCTCATTACCGGCGGGCGTTTCGACCTGGGCGTCGGTGTTGGCTATCGCGAACTGGAATTTCGCGAATTTGGCCGCCAGGTCAAGCATCGACCCAGCCTCATCGAGGAGGCGATCGAGATCATTCGTCGGGCGTGGGCGGGCGAGAAGATCGGCTTCTCTGGCAAGCGCTTCGAGTTTGGCGATGTCCGTGTAACGCCGGTACCCGAGCACATTCCGAAGCTCTATCTCGGCGGCATGACTGAGCCGGCGATCGCGCGCGCCGCCAGGATTGCCGACGGCTTTCTGTCGACCGGCTCGATCGGACACGATATCTATCTCGAGAGTCTGCGCAGGCAGGGACGATCGCCCGAGGACGGGGTGGTGATCGCAGGCAGTTGGGCCATCGTCTCTGACGACCCGGAGCGCGAAGCACGCGCTGTCGGTCCACATGCGCTCTATCAGTGCAACCAGTACATCGAGTGGGGAGCGTTCGGGCCACCCGATACGACACCGCGATTTCCGGATGCACAGACCGCGCTCGCACAAGGGCTTTATGAGCTGTGGGATGCCGATCAGGCAGTTACCGAAATAACCCGTCTGCTGCAGGCCTGTCCGCAGATTCGGGATCTGCATTTCTGGGCGCGGTTGCCCGGTGAATCTGTCGCGGCGGGGCACCGGCGCGTCGAATACATGGCCAAGCATGTGCTGCCCAAGGTACGTGCTTCGCTCTGA